A window from Methanomassiliicoccus sp. encodes these proteins:
- a CDS encoding THUMP domain-containing protein, translated as MENYNLLVTFHPNQSGLAEREVRGRIEEVGGKVEDIERSNVDGVFCVKVSGNAKETVADIRKELHDYPEMLSHTYHWVPVDVWVEADEDKMIDAVNEAAESIGENESWMMHVHKRHHPKHSEELMLTLTDSIQKGRVDLKHPQKVIAVEVLGSMAAISVLNRDEIIDANKIRLEAGLTQMA; from the coding sequence ATGGAGAACTACAATCTGCTTGTTACCTTCCACCCCAACCAATCGGGGTTGGCCGAAAGGGAGGTACGGGGACGGATCGAAGAGGTCGGCGGGAAGGTGGAGGATATCGAGCGCTCGAACGTCGATGGGGTGTTCTGCGTCAAAGTGAGCGGGAACGCCAAGGAGACGGTGGCGGACATCAGGAAAGAACTCCACGATTACCCCGAAATGCTGAGCCATACCTATCACTGGGTACCGGTGGACGTGTGGGTCGAGGCCGACGAGGACAAGATGATCGACGCGGTCAACGAAGCGGCTGAAAGCATAGGGGAGAACGAGAGCTGGATGATGCACGTGCACAAGCGTCACCACCCCAAGCACTCCGAGGAGCTCATGCTGACCCTCACCGATAGCATCCAGAAGGGAAGGGTCGATCTGAAGCATCCTCAGAAGGTCATTGCCGTCGAGGTACTGGGGAGCATGGCGGCGATCTCCGTGCTCAACAGGGATGAGATCATCGACGCCAACAAGATACGGCTGGAGGCAGGCCTAACCCAGATGGCCTGA